Part of the Labrenzia sp. PHM005 genome is shown below.
GTTCTGATGCCGATGCGGGTTTAAGCTGCGGCGTTAACATCAACGGAAGCTGGGTATGACTGAGTACCGGTCGGCACGCCTGACCCGCCTGACATTGACCGGCTTCCGCAACTATGCCGCCCTGTCGATCGATCTGTCGGCAAAGATGGTGGCCTTTGTCGGCGCGAATGGTGCCGGTAAAACAAATATTCTCGAAGCAATTTCGTTTTTGACCGCCGGCCGCGGATTGCGGCGGGCGGCCCTCGCCGACATTGCCCGTAAAGGCGGCAACGGCAGCTGGAGCGTTGCAGCCAAAATCCTACTCGACGGCATCGAAAGCAGCCTCGGCACCGGCGCCACCACGGGTGTGCCTGGCCGAAAAGTTCGGATCGACGGCGAGGATATGCGCTCATCCGAAAGTCTTTTGGATTACATGCGGGTTTTATGGCTGGTTCCAGCAATGGACGGCCTGTTCACCGGTCCGGGTTCTGACCGCCGCCGATTTCTTGACCGCCTGACACTGGCTATCGACCCAGCGCACGGACGGCGGGTCAGTGATTTTGAAAGCGCCTTGCGCCAGCGAAACAAGCTGCTGGATCAAGGTGCCTCGGACGCTTATTTGAGTGCACTGGAATTGCAAGTCGCAAGTTTGGGGACGGCCGTTTCCCTCGCGCGCCAGGAAACCGTTGGCTTGTTGCGGCAAATGATTTCTGACCAGCCGTTGGAAGGCTCAACTTTTCCACAAGCCAGCCTCTCGCTTGAAGGTGCTTTTGAAGCGGAAATGCTCGAAATGAGCGCGTCTGATCAAGAGGACCACTACTGCCGGCTTTTGGAGCAGGGCCGGCCTCGCGACAGGGCCGCTGGACGAACCCTCTCTGGCCCGCATTTGAGCGACCTGAAAGTCCGCCACGCCGCCAAGGACATGCCCGCCTCACAATCTTCCACCGGAGAACAAAAGGCACTTCTGATCGGCCTTGTTTTGGCGCATGCCGAACTCACAGCAAAGGTCTCTGGATTGACCCCGGTGCTGTTGCTCGACGAGGTCGCAGCACATCTCGATCCGGCCCGGCGCGCGGCCCTTTTTGCAAAGCTAGAGTCGCTTGGAGGCCAGGTCTTTATGACCGGGACAGACAGAGCTTTATTCGATGCACTTCCCGCTCAGTCTGAGGTCTTTGAAGTTGGCAATGACAAGGCGCACCTGAGCGGCGTGTGACAGCCCCATAAATCCGCCTGAATCATATGGTTTTCCACTATATTCCCACTGTGGAACTGCTTGCAGCCCGTGGGTGGTTTGAACGCCCGTTGGAACACCGTATAACGTGGGCGAGAAACAAAAACCGATTGGTGAATGATTCGCATGAGCGATATGTCAACGTCCGAGCCTGGCGCCACTCCCGAAGCTGAAAACGGAGCCGAATATGGCGCCGACTCCATCAAGGTCCTGAAAGGCCTGGATGCTGTTCGCAAACGCCCCGGCATGTATATCGGCGACACCGATGATGGCTCCGGCCTGCACCACATGGTCTATGAGGTTGTCGACAACGCCATCGATGAAGCTCTGGCCGGTCATGCGGACCATGTGACCGTAACCTTGAACCCTGACGGTTCAGTGACGGTGTCTGACAACGGTCGCGGCATTCCAACGGATCTTCACCCCGAAGAAGGCGTCTCGGCAGCCGAAGTCATCATGACCCAGCTGCACGCAGGCGGGAAATTCGACCAGAATTCCTATAAGGTCTCCGGCGGTCTTCATGGCGTTGGCGTTTCTGTGGTGAATGCGCTTTCCACAAAACTGGAACTGCGCATCTGGCGGAACGACCAGGAACACTTCATGGTCTTTGCTCATGGTGAAGCCCAAGGTCCTTTGGAGGTGGTTGGCCAGGCAAATGGCCAGAAGGGGACGGAAGTCACCTTCTTGCCGTCTCCGGAAACCTTCACCAAAACCGAATTTGATTTCGGCACGCTAGAACACCGCCTACGCGAGCTGGCGTTCCTGAATTCCGGCGTCCGCATCATTCTGACCGACAAACGTGGTGTCGAAGATGTAGTCGAGGAACTCTTCTATGAGGGCGGCCTTGAAGCCTTCGTTCAATATCTGGACCGAGCCAAGCACCCGCTGATCGAGACACCAATTGCGGTTCGCGCAGAAAAAGACGGCATCACGGTGGAAGCCGCG
Proteins encoded:
- the recF gene encoding DNA replication/repair protein RecF, with protein sequence MTEYRSARLTRLTLTGFRNYAALSIDLSAKMVAFVGANGAGKTNILEAISFLTAGRGLRRAALADIARKGGNGSWSVAAKILLDGIESSLGTGATTGVPGRKVRIDGEDMRSSESLLDYMRVLWLVPAMDGLFTGPGSDRRRFLDRLTLAIDPAHGRRVSDFESALRQRNKLLDQGASDAYLSALELQVASLGTAVSLARQETVGLLRQMISDQPLEGSTFPQASLSLEGAFEAEMLEMSASDQEDHYCRLLEQGRPRDRAAGRTLSGPHLSDLKVRHAAKDMPASQSSTGEQKALLIGLVLAHAELTAKVSGLTPVLLLDEVAAHLDPARRAALFAKLESLGGQVFMTGTDRALFDALPAQSEVFEVGNDKAHLSGV